The Hordeum vulgare subsp. vulgare chromosome 7H, MorexV3_pseudomolecules_assembly, whole genome shotgun sequence DNA window attgaacaaggtatggggataccgatgatcgaatctcaggcaagttatataccgatagacaaagggaatcgtatacgggattgattgaatccttgacatcgtcgttcatccgatgagatcatcgtggaacatgtgggagccaacatggatatccggaccccactgttggttattgaccggagaggtgtctcggtcatgtctgcatgcttcccgaacccgtatggtctacacacttaaagttcgatgatgctagggttatataggaatagtgtacgtggttaccgaaggttttttggagtcccgaatgagatcaaggacgtcacgaggagctccggaatggtcctaaggtaaagattcatatatgggaAGTGAGGTTTTGGATGCcagaagtgtttcaggcgtcattggtaatgtaccgggacgagTGGAAGGGTTCCGggatccatcgggaggggccaccagccccaaagggatACATGGGCCGAAAGGTGGAAGGGAGCCAGctgagagtgggctggtgcgcctccctctCTCAGCGCAAGGCGCAAGGGGGCAAGGTGGGCCAAAACCCCTAGGGCATGGggacttgccttgggtggcaagccacccctagggctgtCGTGCCCTAtcgctggccgccaccccttgcctcccatctagggggccgccgcaccacctaggggaaaccctagggtggccgacCCCTCTCCCGTCCTCCTCTATATACTGGAGGCTTTGGGAGGGCTGCAACAcaacatctctctctctcggcgcagccctacctctcctcctcctcgtcctccgcatagcttggcgaagccgtgccggagtaccacgtagctccaccgccaccaagccgtcgtgctgccggagctctccctcaacctctcctccctccttgctggttcaaggcgttggagacgtcaccgggctgcacgtgtgttgaatgcggaggtgccgttgttcggcacatagatcggaatccaccacgatctgaatcagtgcgagtacgactccatcaaccgcgttcatagtaacgcttccgcttagcgatcttcaaaggtacgaagatgctctaccccatcactcgttgctggtttctccatagatagatccttgcatgacgtaggaaatttttgaaattactacgttccccaacacagttCACTCTTTATTTTTTCCCGATGGTTTTGTCCATGCACGCCCCAAGGAAGGCGTGCTCGAGCTTGTTGATATTGCGGAGGATGCACGGGGGGACAATGAGGGAAGTGATGAAGTATACATATAAGAAGGAAGGACCAATTCAACAAGCATCATGCGAAAAATTGAGGTGACGTTGTGATCGTCCTAGAGAACCAACTTAGAGGCCACCTTGTCCACAAGAAACTGAAAGTCAACCACCTTGAGCCGTCGCACCGAAAGTGGAAGGCCAAGTATTTCAGTGGAAAGGATGCACGAGCCTCCGACGGTTTTTGAATCACATGGGacaagttgatgccacaacaacgTGCAAGAACCACATAGTTCTTGGTGAAATTGGTGGCGAGGCCAGTGACGTCACCAAAGAGATAAAAGCAATATCACTATGCATATTGCCCCAAAATTGCGAGGATAGGGGGGAGTCTCTTCGTGAATTATATCCTATTCAAACATATTTTACACTCCTTTTTCAGTTATGAGTTTAGTCTCAAGATTTTCAATAAGGTAATATCAACACAAGAATATATGTCATACCTTATTTTTTCCCACCCAGGTTTTTAAGTATATGTATACAAGGCATATTAATTATCCTCTAAACTTATCAAGGAGTTTTATCCTTTCAAGGTTTTCTCATATACGTTATCAAAGGAGACAATTGCCATCATATGTCCTATCATTTTCTCTTCATATTTTTTCATTCggttttaaaaaagtgttcaatGGCATATCGGATCTCACTCTTATCCCTTGTGAGTTTTCTCTCAAATTTCCTCATAAAAAGGTTTTTCAATGAGGTGATATATGCAATACCTTTAAATTTTCCCTACTGGATTGCTTTGGTAGACAAGTATGCAAAGCATATTTATTGTTCTTCAAACTTACGAACGAGTTTTCTACTTCTTCAAAAGTTTTTTCACATACGAGTTACCAAAGACACAACAAACATTATATTTGCATcactttctttttatttctttttatctaGTTTAAAGATGTTTTAACAACATATCTGCACCATTCTCTTTATATTTTTCCACAGGTTTGTTTGGGGTTGAATCTCATTCGGATGCGTCCGAAGGGCAAGTTTTTATACCGCTTATTGGGTATTTCATCATTATTAAAGTCTTCTTGTATGTTTGCCGTTCACCACGACCTTTCTATCTGTATAAAAACTTGCAATCAACGGAATTGAGAACTGTTGTTCGATCATTTGCTTTCGTTTTCAAACATTTGTCACGCCCTTGGCCATGGCATAGGTAACTTGGGGCCAGCTATGCCTTTGAATGTAACCTGACAACTAGGACCCACATGACAGAACAAGTTCAAAACGAAAAGAATGGTAAAACATGGCACAACTTACACCAAATGAGCAATCCCGTTAAATAAACAAAATGCAAAAACATGGGGGTATAAAACTGGAATTGCTATTCAAACAGATTATGTAAATCTGCGAAATTCTAACTTCAAATACGCGAAAAACAACATGTTATAACTACGAAATCACCAAGCACATGTCTTTACGACTACATCTCCCAGTTAACATAAAGCTTTTCTTCCTCTTGGACCTAACAACTTCCGTGACAAATGTACTAGTCTAGCGGAGATAATGGAAGACTTGGCTGGAGCTGCGTGTCCCGGGATTCAAACACTGAGGCGATGATGCAGCTGACAGCAGCTGGCTTGTGCTTGTGCCGGAGCGATGGGACTCCTCGGCCTGCCAATGCGCCGTATAGTTGCTTCCCAGAGTGAAGTTGTCACCGACGCCCATGGCCATGGGGTACCCGCCACTTGGTAGTGTCTTCATGTAGTTCCCGCCGGCGACGACCTGACCGGAGTATTCTGGCGCCAGAGTACCATCGGCGAAGTTAGGGTAGTGGCCAAGTGGCAAGGCTGCGTCGCACAACTCGTCGGCGTGCCACATGGTCAGTCCAGGCCAGTCGTAATGAGCATTGCCGGAGCCCGGCGCGAGCGTCCCGTCGACGGCGCCCCAGAAGTTGCCGCCGCCGATGCACTCGAAGCCGCACCCTGGTTGCATCTGGAAGCCATCTTCCCCGAGCAGGCCGTCCTTGTCCCCGCCGTTCCACGGCACCATCTGCAGCTGGAAGCCGGCGACGTCCATGTCCACGGGGTTGCTTCCGGTGCACGGCACGCCGCCACCGTGCGCGAGCGGCTGCGGCATGACTGCGTCGTCGGACGCATCCGGCGCGACCTGCTCGTCGAGCGCGCCGTCGGCGGGTAAGCCCAGGGCCTCCATCCTGTCTCCCGCGGCCCGCAGCGCGGTGTCGATCGCGTCGAGCAGCTCCCGCGCCTCGGCCAGCGTCACGTCGTTGAGCGCCGGGTCCCAGTCCGCGAGCGCGGCGGGGCAGCCGTGGCGCACCCTGGCGAGCTTGGCCCTCTCCTTGCCCAGCTCCGCCTCGA harbors:
- the LOC123413106 gene encoding uncharacterized protein LOC123413106; its protein translation is MIYTPDASPESCNEPAGSDRKEQRKRSSYPRPHLQPASQPAMPRGKIAMRLVENARARAATCGRRTRGLQNKAKELATLCAVPVALVCLAAGAGSPPLVWESEEGVLERYRSAVPPEARAQHTHRGYLEAELGKERAKLARVRHGCPAALADWDPALNDVTLAEARELLDAIDTALRAAGDRMEALGLPADGALDEQVAPDASDDAVMPQPLAHGGGVPCTGSNPVDMDVAGFQLQMVPWNGGDKDGLLGEDGFQMQPGCGFECIGGGNFWGAVDGTLAPGSGNAHYDWPGLTMWHADELCDAALPLGHYPNFADGTLAPEYSGQVVAGGNYMKTLPSGGYPMAMGVGDNFTLGSNYTAHWQAEESHRSGTSTSQLLSAASSPQCLNPGTRSSSQVFHYLR